A stretch of DNA from Leucobacter luti:
TCGGCTTTACGCTCGTTGCCGCGGCAAGTGTCGCCGGACTCACCGGCCTGCTCGTGGCTCCCGCCGCGCTGCCGGAACTCTGGGCCGCCCTGATCGGCATCGGCATGTGCGCGTTCCCACTCGTGCTTGCGCTGATCGCTGGCTTTGGCGCGAACGCCGCGGAATCGGCGCGCGTGTCGACGCTGGTGCAGTCGCTCGGATACTCGATTGCGACGCTGGGCCCGCTCGGAGCCGGCGCACTGCGGCAGGCAACTGATTCCTGGAGCGTGGTGCTCACCGTGCTCGTCGGATCCGTGATCCTGCAGGGCACGATTGGAGTGCTGCTGACTCAGGTCCTCAAACGGCGCCGGGCTGAGCAGCGCGAGGAGCGCTCTCCGCAGCAGCTCTGAGTTCTGCAGCGTATCCACGCAGGGACCGTTGGTAGCGGGGAAGCTGCGGGATCAGGGCATCGAGTGACACCGCAAGAGCCTCGTCGTACCGTCCTGCTGAGTGCAGCGCGAGCGCGAGGAAGGCCTCTGGCGCGGCTCCGAGCGCGGGATCCGGGTCGCTCGCGCGCAGCAGCGCGATCGCCTCGTCGTACCGACCGAGCACGCGGAGCGTCGAGGCGAGCTGCACGGTGAGTTCAGCGCGTGCGGTACCGGCCAGCCCCAGTTCAATCGCTCGCTCATAGTGCGCGACCGCGAGTTCCTCGTGGCCCGCGGAATCGTGGGCGCCGCCGAGTTCGAAGGGACCACGCGGATCCGCGTCGTCGAGCTCTCCGACGAGCGCCTCGATGCGTGCGAGTACGACCTCAGGGCTTGCGGCGCTGTCTGCCCACACTGCGTCAACTCGTGCCTGCCAGCTTTCTGATGGCATTGCAGATCCCTTCTCCAGCTGCGGCCCTCAATGCACTGTGCCGCGGGCAGGATCACCGATCCGGCCCGCGGCACAGTGCCGTGCGTGCTGCGAGCTACTTCGCGACGCCCGGGTGGGTCATCGAGAGCAGATCGAGTGCCTTGTCGAGGTCGGCCTCGGTGACTTCGCCGCGCTCGACGTAGCCGAGATCCACCACGGCCTCGCGCACCGTGATGCCCTTGGCAACGGAGTGCTTCGCGATCTTTGCTGCGGCTTCATAGCCGATAAGGCGATTCAGCGGGGTCACGGTCGAGGGGCTCATGCCTGCGAGAGTTTCCATGCGCTCGAAGTTGGCGGCGAGGCCAGCAACGGTCTTATCGGCGAAGACGCGCGACACATTGGAAAGCAGGCGGATCGACTCGAGCAGCGCGGTGCCCATGACGGGGATCATCACGTTGAGCTCGAAGTTGCCACGCGCTCCGCCCCAGGCGATCGTGGCGTCGTTGCCGATGACCCGTGCGCAGACCATAAGGGTCGCCTCGGGGATTACGGGGTTGACCTTGCCAGGCATGATCGAGGAGCCGGGCTGCAGATCGGGGATGTGCAGCTCACCGAAACCGGTGTTGGGGCCGGATCCCATCCAGCGAACGTCCTCGGCGATCTTCGTGAGCGACACCGCGATCGTGCGGAGTGCGCCCGATGCCTCAACGAGGCCATCGCGGTTCGCCTGCGCCTCGAAGTGGTTACGCGCCTCGGTGATCGGCAGGCCGCTTGAAGCGGCGATCTCGGCGATGACCTTCTCGGGGAAGCCGAGCGGCGTGTTGATGCCGGTGCCGACGGCCGTGCCACCCTGGGGCACCTCGGCGACGCGGGGAGTGCGGCGTCGATGCGCTCAATGCCGTAGCGGATCTGCGCTGCGTAGCCGCCGAACTCCTGGCCGAGCGTGACCGGGGTTGCATCCATAAGGTGCGTGCGGCCCGACTTCACTGCGGTCTTCCACAGCTCAGCCTTCTCCTCGAGCGCCTCTGCAAGGTGTGCGAGCGCGGGCTTGAGCTGTTCGATCAGCGCACCGGTCACAGCCACGTGCACGGACGTGGGGAAGACATCGTTTGAGGACTGCGACGCATTCACGTGATCGTTCGGGTGGACGGGAGCGCCGAGGTGCTTTGTCGCGAGCGCAGCGAGCACCTCGTTCATGTTCATGTTCGACGACGTGCCAGAGCCCGTCTGGTAGGTGTCGACGGGGAACTGATCGTGGTGCGCGCCAGCAATGATCTCGTCGGCTGCGGCCTCGATTGCGCGGGCGATGTTGCCGTCAAGAATGCCGAGCTCAGCATTTGCGAGCGCTGCCGCGCGCTTGATGCGGGCGAGGGCCACAATCTGGGCCGATTCCAGACCCGAGCCTGAAATGGGGAAGTTTTCTACGGCGCGCTGCGTCTGCGCGGCGTAGAGCGCGTTCTTGGGAACGCGGACCTCACCCATCGTGTCGTGCTCGATGCGGTACTCGATCTCTTCAGTCACAACTGTCCTTTGTCTCAGGGATTGCGGGGTGATGCGGGATTAGTCAAGGGGGGCGAGGTCGACCTCGACGGGGCCAACGACGGTATACGGCACGGCACGGCCTTCGGTCAGGCGGTACTGGCAGCCGACCACGGCGAGCGTGCCTGCGTCAACGGCGTCACTGATTGCGCGCGAGGTGCGCAGCAGTTCGTTGACAGTTGCGGCGAGGTGGATCCGGCCGACGGCGTTCGCGTCGATTTTTGCGGCGTCTGCGTACGGGGTGTCCGTGTTGTTGCGGAGCCAGAGCTGCTGCACGGCCGGCTGGATCGGAGCGAGTGTGTGGCGCACCGACGAGGTCGTGGTCGATGGCGTGCGGCTCGACTGGTCGATTGCGGCGGCGACGGCGCCACAGGAATCGTGGGCGAGCACGACGATCAGCGACGCTCCGAGCTCGGTCACGGCGTACTCCATCGACGCGGTGATCGACTCCGCAACGACGTGGCCCATATTGCGCGCGATGAACAGGTCGCCGAGGCCACAGTCGAAGATGATCTCGGCCGCGAGTCGGGAATCAGAGCAGCCGAACAGCGCGACGTCGGGGGTCTGCTGGTTGACGAGCTCGCTCCGGCGTTCAACGTTCTGGTTCGGATGCGCAGACGCGCCGTTGACAAACCGTTCGTTGCCCGCCGCAAACTCGTCCCAAGCTTGCTGGGGGGTGACGCGGGGGGTCGTGCTCATTCGATCTCCTTCGCAGTAACGGCATCTGGCTCGCCGAGCGACTCGGCCACCTGCGAGGCGAGCACCCGGATGGTCGCGGGGGTATCGGTGC
This window harbors:
- a CDS encoding tetratricopeptide repeat protein, whose protein sequence is MPSESWQARVDAVWADSAASPEVVLARIEALVGELDDADPRGPFELGGAHDSAGHEELAVAHYERAIELGLAGTARAELTVQLASTLRVLGRYDEAIALLRASDPDPALGAAPEAFLALALHSAGRYDEALAVSLDALIPQLPRYQRSLRGYAAELRAAAESAPRAAQPGAV
- a CDS encoding carbonic anhydrase, encoding MSTTPRVTPQQAWDEFAAGNERFVNGASAHPNQNVERRSELVNQQTPDVALFGCSDSRLAAEIIFDCGLGDLFIARNMGHVVAESITASMEYAVTELGASLIVVLAHDSCGAVAAAIDQSSRTPSTTTSSVRHTLAPIQPAVQQLWLRNNTDTPYADAAKIDANAVGRIHLAATVNELLRTSRAISDAVDAGTLAVVGCQYRLTEGRAVPYTVVGPVEVDLAPLD